In Chitinophaga nivalis, a single genomic region encodes these proteins:
- a CDS encoding SRPBCC family protein, translating into MNLLFDFTVDKAAKTVFITREFDADLSLVWDAFTQAELLDQWVAPKPWTSKTKFMDFKVGGRRFYAMVSPEGHERWAIQQYISISPKTNFKLFNAFADKDENIELPGSDWDYTFKEQNGKTTVHMTIYNESLARMEKMIEMGFKEGFTMSLTNLENLLTTLSKRS; encoded by the coding sequence ATGAATTTACTATTTGATTTTACTGTTGACAAAGCTGCGAAAACGGTATTCATAACGAGAGAATTTGATGCTGACCTATCGCTGGTATGGGATGCATTTACCCAGGCAGAATTGCTTGACCAATGGGTAGCGCCTAAACCCTGGACCTCAAAAACAAAATTTATGGACTTCAAGGTAGGCGGACGAAGATTTTATGCAATGGTAAGCCCCGAAGGACACGAGCGTTGGGCCATCCAGCAATACATTTCCATCAGCCCCAAAACCAATTTCAAACTGTTTAATGCTTTTGCAGACAAAGATGAAAACATTGAATTACCGGGTTCCGACTGGGATTACACTTTTAAGGAACAGAACGGAAAGACAACCGTGCACATGACTATTTATAATGAATCTCTTGCCCGTATGGAGAAGATGATTGAAATGGGCTTTAAAGAAGGATTCACTATGAGCCTGACCAATCTTGAAAACCTGTTGACGACTTTATCGAAACGCTCCTGA
- a CDS encoding RNA-binding domain-containing protein encodes MKNELELIKILADLRNLSAETEVVEFKEAKTNYDFNKLGKYFSAIANEANLKGKPYGWLVFGIENKHHGIVGSQFRPNRKDLDSLKSEIANRATNRITFIDIYEIFLEEGRVIMFQIPAAPKGIPIAWEGHYYGRDNEELNPLNIEEIDRIRSQALAVDWSVVIIPDATIDDLDPMAIQLARLNYTSKFASNAKEVDKWDDVTFLNKSKLLIKGQITRTAIILLGKEESEHYINPAEVKIRWLLKDSSGNDKDYAIFGPPMLLAVDKVYAKIRNLKYRYIKDGTLFPEEIDQYEPYSIREAINNCIAHQDYTKAGRINVIESEDQLTFTNVGTFIPGSVEKVIIDNAPEEQYRNNFLANAMFNLKMVDTAGGGIRKMYNYQRDRFFPLPDYDLSNERVKVTLTGKILNQAYARILASNSDLTLVEIILLDKVQKRLPLSIEEEKQLKSKRLIEGRKPNFYIAQKVAEGIGKKADYSKNKGFDNAYYLDFIEKSVKEHDHLNRKDVDDLLWKKLPDWMDDKQKKIKINNLLSTLRKKGRVKNVGSDAVPKWVLAWKN; translated from the coding sequence ATGAAAAACGAGCTTGAGTTAATAAAGATATTAGCTGATTTGCGCAATTTGTCTGCAGAAACTGAAGTTGTTGAATTCAAAGAGGCAAAAACTAACTATGATTTTAATAAACTAGGAAAGTACTTTTCTGCAATTGCGAATGAGGCCAACTTAAAAGGAAAGCCATATGGATGGTTAGTATTTGGAATTGAAAACAAGCATCATGGTATAGTTGGGTCCCAATTTCGGCCTAATAGAAAAGATTTGGATAGTCTTAAGTCTGAAATTGCAAATAGAGCGACTAATAGAATTACATTTATCGATATTTATGAGATCTTTTTGGAAGAAGGTAGAGTAATAATGTTTCAAATTCCGGCGGCTCCAAAAGGAATTCCGATTGCATGGGAAGGTCATTACTATGGTCGGGATAATGAGGAACTTAACCCTCTAAATATTGAGGAAATTGATAGGATCAGATCTCAAGCTTTGGCGGTAGATTGGAGTGTGGTCATAATTCCCGATGCTACTATAGACGATTTGGACCCAATGGCTATTCAGCTAGCAAGGTTAAATTATACAAGCAAGTTTGCTTCAAATGCTAAAGAAGTCGACAAGTGGGATGATGTAACTTTTTTAAATAAATCAAAGCTCCTTATTAAAGGACAAATTACACGAACTGCAATTATTCTATTGGGAAAAGAAGAATCTGAGCATTACATTAATCCCGCAGAAGTAAAAATTCGCTGGCTTTTAAAAGATAGCTCAGGCAATGATAAAGACTATGCAATATTTGGACCTCCAATGTTGCTTGCTGTAGATAAGGTGTATGCCAAAATTAGAAATTTAAAGTATCGTTATATAAAAGATGGTACCCTGTTCCCTGAAGAAATAGACCAATATGAGCCTTATTCAATCAGAGAGGCTATAAATAATTGTATTGCTCACCAGGACTATACCAAAGCGGGACGAATTAATGTGATTGAGTCTGAAGATCAGTTAACATTCACTAATGTAGGTACTTTTATTCCTGGGTCAGTAGAGAAGGTTATAATTGATAATGCTCCTGAAGAACAGTATCGAAATAATTTTTTGGCTAATGCAATGTTTAACCTGAAAATGGTTGATACTGCTGGAGGTGGGATTAGAAAGATGTATAACTATCAGCGGGATCGTTTTTTTCCGTTACCTGATTATGATTTGAGTAATGAAAGAGTCAAAGTTACGTTGACTGGAAAGATCTTAAATCAGGCTTATGCACGTATTCTTGCTTCTAATTCGGATCTTACCTTAGTAGAAATAATTCTTCTTGATAAAGTTCAGAAAAGGTTACCATTAAGCATTGAAGAAGAAAAACAGTTAAAGTCAAAACGCCTTATTGAAGGACGGAAACCGAATTTTTATATTGCTCAAAAGGTCGCGGAGGGAATAGGGAAAAAAGCAGATTATTCGAAAAATAAAGGATTTGATAATGCATACTATCTTGACTTTATTGAAAAATCAGTTAAGGAGCATGATCATTTAAATAGGAAAGATGTTGATGATCTGCTATGGAAGAAATTGCCAGATTGGATGGATGATAAGCAAAAGAAAATTAAGATTAATAATTTACTTTCCACTCTCAGAAAAAAAGGGAGAGTTAAAAATGTTGGGTCTGATGCAGTTCCAAAATGGGTATTAGCCTGGAAGAATTAA
- a CDS encoding ArsR/SmtB family transcription factor encodes MRRDIFQAIADPTRRAILVLIAAQAMTPNAIAEHFDISRQSISKHLRILSECDLLAPKQEGREIYYALKIDKMKEIDTWLDQFRKRMEVSFKQLDEVLYTLKSKKK; translated from the coding sequence ATGAGACGCGATATTTTTCAGGCAATTGCAGATCCCACCAGACGAGCTATCCTTGTCCTGATCGCCGCACAGGCAATGACTCCCAATGCCATTGCGGAGCATTTTGACATCAGCAGACAATCAATATCCAAACACTTGCGCATCCTATCCGAATGCGACCTCCTGGCTCCAAAGCAGGAAGGCAGGGAAATCTACTATGCACTGAAAATCGATAAAATGAAAGAAATCGATACCTGGCTAGACCAGTTCCGGAAGAGGATGGAAGTAAGTTTCAAACAACTCGATGAAGTATTGTACACCTTAAAAAGTAAGAAAAAATGA
- a CDS encoding M57 family metalloprotease has product MKKSKYLAYACMLTSILISSCQKEQIHQKEKPGEITSTVLNQIKSLGFSTKNIQKTAEGYLVENDILLTPQNLEQAGTITSLLIAKTEQYQTTNLVTSLPRTITVTVSGLNNYFVQAAQETVNNYNALGLRLRFQYVSGSADIIIRGECLGAGQLGYSGFPTGGNPYPTVVMNSCSPYFGSNVGFIRSVLEHEIGHCIGFRHTDWFDRSYSCGSGGNEGDAGVGAIHIPGTPSGTDAGSWMLACNSGTAQSFNENDKTALRYLYGAPQPALQLTSAPVVIARGDDTYGVGIYAKGPNNNLFHRYFNSQTGWSVWENLGGQLAEAPVAIHRSTDGYGVGIYVRGVNNNLLHKYFQSGVGWSAWEDLGGQLTTPPAVIKRGTDPSGVGIYARGTNNNLIHKYFTPGVGWSAWEDLGGQLTSAPAVVSRGNDVYGVGIYARGVNNNLIHKYFESGSGWSAWEDLGGQLTSAPVVTRRGFDAYAVNIYAKGTNNHLIHKFLQAGVGWSAWEDLSGQLISPPVAVIRGNPDGIGIYARGFNNELIHKYFAPGAGWSAWDILGGQLTSDPAVVRRGNDPVGVGVYAKDIDNHLIHKYYDPATGWSGWSTL; this is encoded by the coding sequence ATGAAAAAAAGTAAGTACCTGGCGTATGCCTGTATGCTAACGAGCATACTCATCTCTTCCTGCCAGAAGGAACAAATCCATCAAAAAGAAAAACCTGGTGAAATTACCAGTACAGTACTCAACCAAATAAAATCGCTGGGATTCAGTACCAAAAACATCCAAAAAACAGCCGAAGGTTATCTGGTAGAAAATGATATCCTCTTAACTCCCCAAAACCTGGAGCAGGCGGGTACTATTACCAGTCTGCTTATTGCCAAAACAGAGCAATACCAGACTACCAATCTTGTAACATCCCTTCCTCGTACTATCACAGTCACCGTTTCCGGGCTGAATAACTATTTTGTTCAGGCAGCACAGGAAACGGTTAACAATTACAATGCGCTGGGACTCCGGCTGCGCTTCCAGTATGTAAGTGGTAGCGCTGATATTATAATACGGGGCGAATGTCTTGGTGCCGGGCAGTTAGGCTATTCCGGTTTTCCTACTGGTGGCAATCCATATCCTACGGTAGTGATGAACTCCTGTTCTCCTTATTTTGGCAGTAATGTGGGATTTATCAGAAGTGTGCTCGAACATGAAATTGGTCACTGTATAGGATTCAGGCATACTGACTGGTTCGATCGTTCCTATAGTTGCGGTTCGGGGGGCAATGAAGGCGATGCAGGAGTAGGCGCTATCCATATTCCGGGCACGCCTTCCGGCACAGATGCCGGTTCCTGGATGCTGGCATGTAACAGTGGCACTGCACAGAGCTTCAACGAAAATGACAAAACAGCATTGCGTTATCTCTATGGCGCCCCTCAACCTGCCCTGCAATTAACCTCTGCTCCGGTGGTGATCGCAAGGGGAGATGATACCTATGGCGTTGGTATTTATGCGAAAGGTCCCAACAACAACCTGTTCCACCGGTATTTTAATTCTCAAACAGGGTGGTCTGTCTGGGAAAACCTGGGTGGACAACTGGCTGAAGCACCCGTAGCGATTCATAGAAGTACAGATGGTTATGGTGTAGGCATTTACGTTAGGGGGGTTAATAATAATCTCCTGCATAAATACTTCCAGTCAGGAGTAGGCTGGTCGGCCTGGGAAGACCTGGGTGGACAGCTGACTACCCCACCAGCAGTTATCAAAAGAGGGACCGATCCTTCCGGTGTCGGCATCTATGCCAGAGGCACTAATAATAATCTTATCCACAAATACTTTACGCCTGGAGTAGGCTGGTCTGCATGGGAAGATCTCGGTGGACAATTAACCTCCGCTCCCGCAGTTGTATCAAGAGGCAATGATGTTTATGGTGTTGGCATTTATGCCAGAGGTGTCAACAATAATCTTATCCATAAATATTTCGAATCAGGTTCCGGCTGGTCTGCCTGGGAAGATCTGGGTGGCCAATTAACTTCTGCCCCTGTAGTCACCAGGAGAGGATTTGATGCCTATGCGGTAAATATTTATGCGAAAGGTACCAACAACCATCTCATTCACAAATTCCTCCAGGCTGGTGTAGGATGGTCGGCATGGGAGGACCTCAGTGGCCAGCTGATTTCTCCACCAGTAGCCGTCATCAGAGGCAATCCCGATGGCATAGGTATTTATGCAAGAGGGTTCAATAATGAGCTGATACATAAATACTTTGCTCCAGGTGCAGGATGGTCAGCCTGGGATATCCTGGGCGGACAGCTAACCAGTGATCCGGCTGTCGTAAGAAGAGGCAATGATCCTGTTGGGGTAGGTGTTTATGCAAAAGATATAGACAATCACCTGATTCATAAATATTATGACCCGGCAACGGGTTGGTCCGGCTGGAGCACCCTGTAA
- a CDS encoding cytochrome P450, whose product MENINSVPDSLLSPISWFRQMQKDNPVFFDSNFALFSGGMGAWQVFRYEDVAEVFRDYNAYTSAYVPKSTNSLLGDSLIFKDPPDHTKLRKALSKALSPFLMTRLEPTVDELTRKLMAPYWEKGEMDFMKDFSDLLPLWIIMKVIGIRDEDFDVVKDLVGKILANPAMTGDYDMFFKVQVEGKHFLEEVIRQHELEPQHDLTGILLKSGIEDQSLPIQEIVSLCFSVMLGGVETTIAFLGNVMRALITHQHIQERVLRHPDDMPAMLDEVLRFYPPLFTFSRMAAKDVELRGQQIHKGDFVIPWLGAANFDDTVFPEPDIFDITRENLGQILNFGHGIHYCPGEAISRQEAKAAFSYILPRISDIKPKEDTALTLHPSTTVNCLKNLPITFTYNGEQ is encoded by the coding sequence ATGGAAAACATAAATAGTGTACCAGACTCATTATTATCTCCCATTTCATGGTTCCGGCAGATGCAAAAGGATAATCCGGTTTTTTTTGATAGTAACTTCGCGCTATTTAGCGGCGGTATGGGCGCATGGCAGGTTTTCAGGTATGAAGATGTGGCAGAGGTATTTCGGGACTACAACGCTTATACATCCGCATATGTACCTAAATCCACAAATAGCTTGCTGGGAGACTCGCTGATTTTTAAAGACCCGCCCGATCATACCAAGTTGCGTAAGGCACTCAGTAAAGCCTTAAGCCCATTCCTGATGACCCGGCTGGAACCAACTGTAGATGAGCTAACCAGGAAGCTGATGGCGCCTTATTGGGAAAAAGGAGAGATGGATTTTATGAAGGATTTTTCGGATCTGTTGCCACTATGGATTATCATGAAAGTAATTGGTATCAGAGATGAAGATTTTGATGTGGTGAAAGACCTGGTTGGGAAAATACTGGCTAATCCTGCAATGACCGGAGATTATGACATGTTCTTTAAGGTGCAGGTGGAAGGCAAACACTTTCTGGAGGAAGTCATCCGGCAACATGAGCTGGAACCGCAGCATGACCTCACCGGAATTTTACTCAAGTCAGGGATAGAAGATCAGTCGTTACCTATTCAGGAAATAGTATCCCTTTGTTTTTCAGTAATGTTAGGGGGCGTAGAAACAACCATTGCTTTTCTGGGTAATGTTATGAGAGCACTCATTACGCATCAGCATATACAAGAGCGGGTGCTCCGCCATCCTGATGATATGCCCGCTATGCTCGATGAGGTATTACGTTTTTATCCGCCCTTATTTACCTTTTCCAGGATGGCAGCTAAAGATGTAGAGCTGAGAGGACAGCAAATCCATAAAGGAGATTTTGTAATACCCTGGTTAGGTGCTGCTAATTTTGATGATACGGTATTTCCTGAGCCGGATATCTTCGATATAACCCGGGAAAACCTGGGGCAGATACTGAACTTTGGTCACGGTATTCATTACTGTCCGGGGGAAGCTATTTCCAGACAGGAAGCCAAGGCCGCTTTTAGTTATATCCTGCCGCGAATCAGTGACATTAAACCGAAAGAGGATACTGCATTAACACTGCATCCTAGTACAACTGTTAACTGTTTGAAAAATCTGCCCATCACTTTCACGTATAATGGGGAGCAATAA